In Bacteroides coprosuis DSM 18011, the following are encoded in one genomic region:
- a CDS encoding GTP-binding proten HflX (COGs: COG2262 GTPase~InterPro IPR002917:IPR016496:IPR005225~KEGG: bfs:BF0598 putative GTP-binding protein~PFAM: GTP-binding protein, HSR1-related~SPTR: Putative GTP-binding protein;~TIGRFAM: GTP-binding protein, HflX; Small GTP-binding protein~IMG reference gene:2504106337~PFAM: GTPase of unknown function~TIGRFAM: GTP-binding protein HflX; small GTP-binding protein domain), whose amino-acid sequence MKDFVISEVQVETAVLVGLVTPFQDERKTDEYLEELEFLADTAGAEVVGKFTQKLDKENPTTYVGKGKLEEIRDYVKDHEVGMVIFDDELSAKQIRNIEKELQVKILDRTSLILDIFAMRAQTASAKTQVELAQYQYMLPRLTRLWTHLERQAGGSGSGKGGSVGLRGPGETQLEMDKRIIGDRISFLKKQLEKIDRQKATQRKNRGRLIRVALVGYTNVGKSTIMNMLAKSEVFAEDKLFATLDTTVRKVVVGNLPFLLSDTVGFIRKLPTDLVDSFKSTLDEVREADLLIHVVDISHPSFEDQIKVVNQTLADIDSSDKPTFLVFNKIDAYSYIKKDEDDLTPITRANWSLEELMNTWMAKNADCIFISAKERTNIEELRRKIYDRVRELHVQRFPYNDFLYPVYDEEDWSGEEVEQE is encoded by the coding sequence ATGAAAGATTTTGTAATATCAGAAGTCCAGGTTGAAACAGCTGTTTTAGTGGGCTTAGTTACCCCATTCCAAGATGAAAGAAAAACTGATGAGTATTTAGAGGAACTGGAGTTTCTTGCTGATACTGCTGGTGCTGAAGTTGTTGGGAAATTTACTCAAAAATTAGATAAAGAAAATCCTACCACTTATGTAGGTAAAGGTAAACTAGAAGAAATACGAGATTATGTGAAAGATCATGAGGTCGGTATGGTTATCTTTGATGACGAATTATCTGCTAAGCAAATCCGTAATATTGAAAAGGAATTACAAGTTAAAATTCTAGATAGAACCTCTCTAATTCTAGATATTTTTGCTATGCGTGCTCAAACAGCTAGTGCAAAAACTCAAGTGGAATTGGCTCAATATCAATATATGTTGCCTCGACTAACTCGTCTTTGGACTCACTTAGAAAGACAGGCGGGTGGTTCTGGTAGCGGAAAAGGAGGGTCGGTAGGACTTCGTGGTCCTGGTGAAACTCAGTTAGAAATGGATAAGCGTATTATTGGTGATCGTATATCCTTTCTTAAAAAACAATTAGAAAAGATTGATAGACAAAAGGCTACTCAACGCAAAAATAGAGGAAGGTTAATTCGTGTGGCTTTAGTAGGTTATACCAACGTAGGTAAATCTACTATTATGAATATGTTAGCCAAGAGTGAGGTTTTTGCTGAAGATAAGTTATTTGCAACTTTGGATACTACTGTTCGTAAGGTTGTTGTTGGTAATCTCCCATTCCTTTTGTCGGATACAGTCGGTTTTATTAGAAAGCTCCCAACAGACTTAGTAGATTCCTTTAAATCTACTCTAGATGAGGTGCGAGAAGCCGATTTGTTGATTCATGTGGTTGATATATCACATCCTAGTTTTGAAGATCAGATAAAAGTAGTAAACCAAACATTGGCAGATATTGATAGTTCTGATAAACCCACTTTTTTAGTATTTAATAAAATTGATGCTTATTCTTATATTAAGAAAGATGAAGATGACTTAACTCCGATAACTCGAGCAAACTGGTCCTTGGAAGAACTTATGAACACCTGGATGGCAAAAAATGCTGATTGTATTTTCATCTCAGCTAAGGAACGGACTAATATTGAAGAGTTACGACGAAAGATATACGATAGAGTAAGAGAGCTTCACGTGCAAAGATTCCCTTATAATGATTTTCTATATCCAGTTTATGATGAAGAAGATTGGTCTGGTGAGGAAGTAGAACAAGAATAA
- a CDS encoding hydro-lyase, Fe-S type, tartrate/fumarate subfamily, beta subunit (COGs: COG1951 Tartrate dehydratase alpha subunit/Fumarate hydratase class I N-terminal domain~InterPro IPR004646:IPR004647~KEGG: bvu:BVU_1859 anaerobic fumarate hydratase class I~PFAM: Fe-S hydro-lyase, tartrate dehydratase alpha-type, catalytic domain; Fe-S hydro-lyase, tartrate dehydratase beta-type, catalytic domain~PRIAM: Fumarate hydratase~SPTR: Anaerobic fumarate hydratase class I;~TIGRFAM: Fe-S hydro-lyase, tartrate dehydratase beta-type, catalytic domain; Fe-S hydro-lyase, tartrate dehydratase alpha-type, catalytic domain~IMG reference gene:2504106338~PFAM: Fumarase C-terminus; Fumarate hydratase (Fumerase)~TIGRFAM: hydro-lyases, Fe-S type, tartrate/fumarate subfamily, beta region; hydro-lyases, Fe-S type, tartrate/fumarate subfamily, alpha region) yields MATPPFKYQDPFPMGKDTTEYYLLTKDYVSVGEFEGNEILKVQPEALTVLANHAFRDVAFLLRPAHNEQVAKILNDPEASENDKYVALTFLRNADVSAKGKLPVCQDTGTAIILGKKGQNVWTDGGDAEALSKGVYKTYTEENLRYSQNVPLDMYREKNTGCNLPAQIDLMAVEGGEYKFLCIAKGGGSANKTFLYQETKALLTPEKLVPFLVEKMKTLGTAACPPYHIAFVIGGTSAEVNLKTVKLASAKYYDNLPTEGNEGGQAFRDIELEKQVLEEAHNIGLGAQFGGKYMAHDVRIVRLPRHGASCPVGMGVSCSADRNIKAKINKEGIWIEKLDDNPARLIPAEMREANEGESVKIDLNQPMPEILKELSKHPVSTRLSLSGTIIVGRDIAHAKLKERLDRGEGLPQYIKDHPIYYAGPAKTPEGMPCGSLGPTTAGRMDPYVDLFQSNGGSLVMLAKGNRSQAVTDACHKYGGFYLGSIGGPAAILAQNNIKSIECVEYPELGMEAIYKIEVEDFPAFILVDDKGNDFFKQLKPRCTGKCDLK; encoded by the coding sequence ATGGCAACACCTCCATTTAAGTATCAAGATCCATTTCCAATGGGTAAAGATACTACCGAGTATTATTTACTTACAAAAGATTATGTTTCTGTAGGTGAATTTGAAGGAAATGAAATTTTAAAAGTACAACCAGAAGCATTAACTGTTTTAGCGAATCATGCATTTCGTGATGTAGCATTTTTACTTCGTCCTGCTCATAACGAACAAGTAGCTAAAATTCTTAATGATCCTGAGGCTAGTGAAAATGACAAGTATGTTGCTCTAACATTCTTGCGTAATGCCGATGTATCAGCTAAAGGTAAATTACCTGTTTGTCAAGATACTGGTACAGCTATTATTTTAGGTAAAAAAGGACAAAATGTATGGACTGATGGTGGAGATGCTGAAGCTCTTTCTAAAGGTGTTTACAAAACTTACACAGAAGAAAACTTACGCTACTCTCAGAATGTGCCATTGGATATGTACAGAGAAAAAAATACAGGATGTAACTTACCTGCTCAGATAGACTTAATGGCTGTTGAAGGTGGTGAGTATAAATTCCTTTGTATAGCAAAAGGTGGTGGTTCAGCAAATAAAACATTCTTATACCAAGAAACAAAAGCTTTACTTACTCCAGAAAAACTAGTTCCTTTCTTGGTTGAAAAAATGAAGACTCTGGGTACTGCTGCTTGTCCTCCATACCATATTGCTTTTGTAATAGGTGGTACATCAGCAGAAGTAAACCTTAAAACAGTGAAGCTTGCTTCTGCTAAGTATTATGATAATCTTCCTACCGAAGGAAACGAAGGTGGTCAGGCATTCCGTGACATTGAGCTAGAAAAACAAGTTCTTGAAGAAGCTCACAATATTGGTTTAGGTGCTCAGTTTGGTGGTAAATACATGGCTCACGATGTGCGTATTGTACGTTTACCTCGTCATGGTGCATCTTGTCCTGTAGGTATGGGTGTTTCTTGCTCTGCAGATAGAAATATCAAAGCAAAGATTAACAAGGAAGGTATTTGGATTGAAAAACTGGATGATAATCCAGCTCGTTTAATTCCTGCAGAAATGCGTGAAGCAAATGAAGGAGAATCAGTGAAGATTGATTTGAACCAACCTATGCCTGAAATATTGAAAGAACTTTCTAAACATCCCGTATCAACTCGCTTATCACTTAGTGGTACTATCATTGTAGGTCGTGATATTGCACATGCTAAATTGAAAGAACGTTTAGATAGAGGTGAAGGTTTGCCTCAATATATTAAGGATCATCCTATTTACTATGCTGGTCCAGCTAAGACTCCAGAAGGAATGCCATGTGGCTCATTAGGACCAACTACTGCAGGTCGTATGGACCCTTATGTTGATCTATTCCAAAGTAATGGTGGTAGCTTAGTTATGTTGGCAAAAGGTAATCGTAGTCAAGCTGTAACAGATGCTTGCCATAAATATGGTGGTTTCTATTTGGGTAGTATTGGTGGTCCAGCAGCTATTCTTGCTCAAAATAATATTAAGAGCATTGAATGTGTAGAATACCCTGAACTTGGAATGGAAGCTATTTATAAAATTGAGGTGGAAGATTTCCCTGCATTCATCCTTGTTGATGATAAAGGTAATGATTTCTTTAAACAGCTTAAACCTCGTTGTACTGGTAAATGTGATTTGAAATAA
- a CDS encoding ribosome biogenesis GTPase RsgA (COGs: COG1162 GTPase~HAMAP: Ribosome biogenesis GTPase RsgA, putative~InterPro IPR004881~KEGG: bfs:BF0618 ribosome-associated GTPase~PFAM: Ribosome biogenesis GTPase RsgA, putative~SPTR: Putative ribosome biogenesis GTPase RsgA;~TIGRFAM: Ribosome biogenesis GTPase RsgA, putative~IMG reference gene:2504106339~PFAM: Protein of unknown function, DUF258~TIGRFAM: ribosome small subunit-dependent GTPase A), whose translation MRGLVIKNTGSWYHVKTDDGQIIHCKIRGNFRLKGFHSTNPIAVGDYVFIETNQEGTALITKIEDRKNYIIRKSSNLSKQSHILAANVDQCMLFVTVNHPETSTVFIDRFLASTEAYRVPTTLLFNKIDLYDEDELRYIDGLIHLYTTIGYTCIKTSVVTREGIEDLKEKLRGKVTLFSGHSGVGKTTLINEMLPDLDLRVSEISTYHNTGMHTTTYSEMFEIPQSGYIIDTPGIKGFGTFDMEKEEIAHFFPEIFKISKNCRFNNCIHIHEPGCAVLEAVKEHYISESRYHSYLSMMDDDFEEKYRAPF comes from the coding sequence GTGCGCGGACTTGTTATAAAAAACACGGGTAGTTGGTATCACGTTAAGACTGACGATGGACAAATTATCCATTGCAAGATAAGAGGAAACTTTCGACTGAAAGGCTTTCATAGTACTAATCCTATTGCGGTAGGTGATTATGTATTTATTGAAACCAATCAAGAGGGAACTGCTCTTATCACAAAAATAGAAGATAGGAAGAATTATATCATTCGCAAATCTTCTAATCTCTCCAAACAGTCGCACATTCTAGCTGCTAATGTAGACCAATGCATGCTGTTTGTTACGGTAAATCACCCAGAGACATCAACGGTTTTTATAGATCGTTTTTTAGCCTCAACAGAAGCATATAGAGTTCCTACTACTCTACTTTTCAACAAAATTGATTTGTACGATGAAGATGAACTTAGATATATTGATGGATTAATTCATCTATATACTACCATTGGTTACACTTGTATTAAAACATCTGTCGTAACCCGTGAGGGCATTGAGGATTTGAAAGAAAAACTAAGAGGAAAGGTAACTCTATTCTCAGGGCATTCTGGTGTTGGTAAAACAACCCTTATTAATGAGATGCTACCCGATTTAGATTTACGTGTTAGCGAAATATCCACCTACCATAATACAGGTATGCATACTACTACCTACTCTGAAATGTTTGAAATACCTCAAAGTGGATATATTATTGATACTCCTGGTATTAAAGGATTTGGAACTTTTGATATGGAAAAAGAAGAGATAGCTCATTTCTTCCCTGAAATATTTAAGATTTCTAAGAATTGCAGATTCAACAACTGCATTCATATTCATGAACCTGGATGTGCAGTACTAGAAGCAGTAAAAGAGCATTATATCAGTGAATCTAGATATCATTCTTACCTAAGTATGATGGATGATGATTTTGAAGAGAAATATCGTGCACCTTTTTAA
- a CDS encoding Ribosome-recycling factor (COGs: COG0233 Ribosome recycling factor~HAMAP: Ribosome recycling factor, bacterial-like~InterPro IPR002661:IPR015998~KEGG: bvu:BVU_1867 ribosome recycling factor~PFAM: Ribosome recycling factor~SPTR: Ribosome-recycling factor;~TIGRFAM: Ribosome recycling factor~IMG reference gene:2504106340~PFAM: Ribosome recycling factor~TIGRFAM: ribosome recycling factor) — MDVNTCINEATENMELAIDYLEESLSHIRAGKANPKLLDGIRVDSYGSLMPINNVAAVTTPDARSILIKPWDKSMFSVIEKAIIDSDLGIMPENNGEVIRIGIPPLTEERRIQLTKQCRGEGETAKISVRNARRDGIDYLKKAVKEGLPEDAQKSGEEKLQKLHDKFIKKIEELLNEKDQEIMTV; from the coding sequence ATGGACGTTAATACTTGTATCAACGAAGCAACAGAGAATATGGAATTAGCTATTGACTACTTAGAAGAGTCTCTATCTCATATTCGTGCAGGAAAAGCAAATCCTAAATTACTAGACGGAATCCGAGTTGATTCTTATGGTAGCCTAATGCCTATCAACAATGTGGCAGCAGTTACAACTCCAGATGCTCGCTCTATTTTGATTAAACCTTGGGACAAAAGCATGTTCTCAGTGATCGAAAAAGCAATCATTGATTCTGATCTAGGTATTATGCCCGAAAATAACGGAGAAGTAATTCGTATTGGTATTCCTCCTCTTACTGAAGAAAGACGTATTCAATTAACTAAGCAATGCAGAGGTGAAGGTGAAACAGCAAAAATAAGTGTGCGTAATGCACGTCGTGATGGTATCGACTATCTTAAAAAAGCTGTTAAAGAAGGTTTACCAGAAGATGCTCAAAAGAGTGGTGAGGAAAAACTTCAAAAACTTCATGACAAGTTCATCAAGAAGATTGAAGAGCTCCTAAATGAAAAAGATCAAGAAATTATGACTGTATAA
- a CDS encoding uridylate kinase (COGs: COG0528 Uridylate kinase~InterPro IPR001048:IPR015963~KEGG: bvu:BVU_1873 uridylate kinase~PFAM: Aspartate/glutamate/uridylate kinase~PRIAM: UMP kinase~SPTR: UMP kinase;~TIGRFAM: Uridylate kinase, bacteria~IMG reference gene:2504106341~PFAM: Amino acid kinase family~TIGRFAM: uridylate kinase), with translation MAKYKRVLLKLSGESLMGEKQYGIDEKRLSEYAEQIKEIHNLGVEIGIVIGGGNIFRGLSGAQKGFDRVKGDQMGMLATVINSLALSSALGSVGVKSRVLTAVRMEPIGEFYTKWKAIEALENGEIAIFSAGTGNPFFTTDTGSSLRGIEIEADVMLKGTRVDGIYTADPEKDPTATKFATITYDEVYNKGLKVMDLTATAMCKENNLPIIVFDMDTVGNLKKVINGEPIGTLVHN, from the coding sequence ATGGCAAAATATAAAAGAGTCCTTTTAAAGTTAAGCGGAGAGAGCTTAATGGGTGAAAAACAATATGGCATTGATGAAAAAAGATTATCAGAATATGCTGAGCAGATAAAAGAAATTCACAACCTAGGTGTCGAAATAGGTATTGTAATTGGTGGTGGAAATATTTTCAGAGGATTATCTGGAGCCCAAAAAGGTTTTGACAGAGTGAAAGGCGACCAAATGGGTATGTTAGCAACAGTTATCAACAGCCTTGCTCTTAGCTCTGCTCTTGGTTCTGTAGGAGTAAAATCGAGAGTACTCACTGCTGTTAGAATGGAACCTATTGGTGAGTTTTATACCAAATGGAAAGCTATTGAAGCTCTCGAAAACGGAGAAATTGCTATATTTTCAGCTGGTACAGGAAATCCTTTCTTCACCACTGACACAGGCTCTTCTTTAAGAGGCATCGAAATTGAAGCTGATGTTATGCTAAAAGGTACAAGAGTAGATGGCATTTACACGGCTGATCCTGAAAAAGATCCTACAGCTACGAAGTTTGCAACCATAACTTACGATGAAGTTTATAATAAAGGTTTAAAAGTAATGGATCTGACAGCTACAGCAATGTGCAAAGAAAACAATTTACCTATCATTGTGTTTGACATGGATACTGTAGGTAACCTAAAAAAGGTTATCAACGGAGAGCCTATCGGGACATTGGTACACAATTAA
- a CDS encoding hypothetical protein (KEGG: bfs:BF0630 hypothetical protein~SPTR: Putative uncharacterized protein;~IMG reference gene:2504106342), protein MKKILLALFSVTLLSFSVKAQFVDSLVSNLMINLEEEKWDKVVELFHQFAEQDPENAEVFYWVKGADKKLIADSLSYTLAEVYHKRGELDKSLSFYKLYIAKANCSVEELLVLAQVIIDLGDVRLTQQIYERVIELDPKNVTANIFLGNYIYLRAERERKRLDYQFKKIKKPTRMEYARYRQQLKDLYLFSYVHAKTHLEEAYKSLKSVEVEKTLSHIDDIRKEAI, encoded by the coding sequence ATGAAAAAAATACTATTAGCCCTATTTTCTGTCACATTGCTCTCTTTTTCAGTAAAAGCTCAATTCGTTGATTCTTTAGTTTCGAACTTGATGATTAATTTAGAAGAAGAAAAATGGGATAAAGTTGTTGAATTATTTCATCAATTTGCTGAGCAAGATCCTGAAAATGCAGAAGTATTTTATTGGGTGAAAGGGGCTGATAAGAAATTGATAGCAGATTCCTTATCTTATACTTTAGCTGAAGTATATCATAAGCGAGGAGAGTTAGATAAGTCTTTGTCTTTTTATAAGCTTTATATAGCTAAAGCAAATTGTTCAGTTGAAGAGCTTTTAGTCTTGGCTCAAGTGATAATCGATTTAGGTGATGTTAGATTGACGCAGCAGATTTATGAGCGAGTTATAGAGCTTGACCCAAAGAATGTAACTGCCAATATCTTTTTAGGTAACTATATTTATTTGAGGGCTGAGCGTGAAAGAAAAAGGTTGGATTATCAATTTAAAAAGATTAAAAAGCCAACTCGAATGGAGTATGCACGTTATAGACAACAGTTGAAGGATTTATATCTGTTCTCTTATGTTCATGCTAAAACGCATCTAGAAGAAGCCTATAAATCATTAAAGTCTGTTGAGGTAGAAAAAACCTTATCTCATATTGACGATATTCGTAAAGAAGCTATATAA
- a CDS encoding biotin/acetyl-CoA-carboxylase ligase (COGs: COG0340 Biotin-(acetyl-CoA carboxylase) ligase~InterPro IPR004143:IPR004408~KEGG: bfr:BF0704 putative biotin-(acetyl-CoA carboxylase) synthetase~PFAM: Biotin/lipoate A/B protein ligase~SPTR: Putative uncharacterized protein;~TIGRFAM: Biotin--acetyl-CoA-carboxylase ligase~IMG reference gene:2504106343~PFAM: Biotin/lipoate A/B protein ligase family~TIGRFAM: birA, biotin-[acetyl-CoA-carboxylase] ligase region) produces the protein MTQKSKFSFNLIQLDEIDSTNNYLKQLSRTKELDEFTVVTARYQTAGKGQRGNYWESEKNMNLMFSLLAKPYALPIKYQFLLSEVVSLALLQTLSQFTDNISIKWPNDIYWKDKKISGILIEHDLMDDKISQSILGVGLNVNQVSFYSDAPNPISLAQITNKILPLDDILNLFILRFKELYNLLNTNQWNKIEALYIENLYRSKGFHLYADQHGVFSAKLKTVDSDGTFRLTDEQGKERAYLFKEVQYII, from the coding sequence ATGACACAAAAATCAAAGTTCTCATTCAATCTTATCCAGCTAGATGAAATAGATTCAACTAATAATTATTTAAAACAATTAAGTAGAACCAAAGAGCTAGACGAATTTACCGTTGTGACCGCTCGGTATCAGACAGCTGGAAAAGGACAAAGAGGTAATTATTGGGAGTCTGAAAAGAATATGAATCTTATGTTTAGCTTACTAGCCAAACCCTATGCCCTACCTATAAAATATCAATTTTTATTATCAGAAGTAGTATCTTTAGCTCTCCTTCAAACACTAAGCCAATTTACAGATAACATATCCATAAAATGGCCCAATGACATCTACTGGAAAGACAAGAAAATATCCGGGATACTCATTGAGCATGATTTGATGGATGATAAAATAAGCCAAAGTATTCTTGGAGTAGGCTTAAATGTAAATCAAGTATCTTTCTATAGTGATGCTCCCAACCCTATTTCATTAGCCCAAATCACCAATAAAATTCTTCCACTTGATGATATATTAAACTTATTTATTCTACGTTTCAAAGAACTATATAATCTTCTAAACACAAATCAATGGAATAAAATAGAAGCCTTGTACATAGAAAACCTCTACCGCTCAAAAGGATTCCATCTGTATGCTGATCAACATGGCGTTTTCTCTGCAAAACTAAAAACTGTAGATAGTGATGGAACTTTTAGACTTACGGATGAACAGGGTAAAGAAAGAGCTTATCTATTTAAAGAAGTGCAATATATTATATAG
- a CDS encoding UPF0102 protein yraN (COGs: COG0792 endonuclease distantly related to Holliday junction resolvase~HAMAP: Uncharacterised protein family UPF0102~InterPro IPR003509~KEGG: fps:FP0059 hypothetical protein~PFAM: Uncharacterised protein family UPF0102~SPTR: UPF0102 protein FP0059;~IMG reference gene:2504106344~PFAM: Uncharacterised protein family UPF0102~TIGRFAM: TIGR00252 family protein) — MAKHNDLGKNGENTALSYLQEQGYSIIETNWRYKHLEIDIIAKLKDILCFIEVKTRKNNYFGEPCLALTKAKQKNILNAANQYIHEHNIDNPIRFDLISIIANSKKVEVEHFEDVFTSFLF, encoded by the coding sequence ATGGCTAAACATAACGATTTAGGGAAAAACGGCGAAAATACAGCACTTTCTTACCTTCAGGAACAAGGTTATTCCATCATAGAAACAAACTGGAGGTATAAACATTTAGAAATAGACATAATAGCTAAGCTAAAAGATATACTTTGCTTTATCGAAGTAAAGACAAGAAAAAATAATTATTTTGGAGAACCGTGTTTGGCACTAACCAAAGCAAAACAAAAAAACATCTTAAATGCAGCCAATCAGTATATTCATGAACATAATATTGATAATCCTATTCGATTTGACCTTATCTCTATCATAGCCAACTCAAAAAAAGTAGAAGTAGAGCATTTTGAAGATGTATTTACTTCGTTTTTATTCTAA
- a CDS encoding hypothetical protein (KEGG: bfs:BF0636 hypothetical protein~SPTR: Putative uncharacterized protein;~IMG reference gene:2504106345), producing the protein MKKREKSTSNKSVCQEVKRYQRMTCFLSEEELSFVEAYLEKNKISNRSRWLRETILLFIHKDLNDKYPTLFDEHDMRR; encoded by the coding sequence ATGAAAAAGAGAGAGAAGAGTACATCTAATAAGTCTGTATGTCAGGAAGTAAAGAGGTATCAGAGAATGACCTGCTTCTTGAGTGAAGAAGAACTGTCGTTCGTCGAAGCTTATTTAGAAAAAAATAAAATAAGCAATAGATCAAGATGGTTGAGAGAGACTATTCTCTTATTTATTCATAAAGATTTAAATGATAAATATCCCACTCTTTTTGATGAACATGATATGAGGAGGTAA
- a CDS encoding CMP/dCMP deaminase zinc-binding (COGs: COG0590 Cytosine/adenosine deaminase~InterPro IPR002125~KEGG: bfs:BF0637 cytosine deaminase~PFAM: CMP/dCMP deaminase, zinc-binding~SPTR: Putative uncharacterized protein;~IMG reference gene:2504106346~PFAM: Cytidine and deoxycytidylate deaminase zinc-binding region) — translation MGHDDSYFMKMALQEAESAMKMGEIPVGAVVVSHGQVIARAHNMTERLTDVTAHAEMQAITMAADLLGGKYLSDCTLYVTLEPCVMCAGAISWAQLGKLVIGANDSKRGYKLLAPDVLHPKTEVIEGVLADKSTEMLQSFFRARR, via the coding sequence ATGGGACACGATGATTCTTATTTTATGAAAATGGCCTTACAAGAGGCGGAATCTGCGATGAAAATGGGTGAAATTCCTGTTGGAGCTGTTGTTGTATCTCATGGGCAAGTTATAGCTAGAGCACATAATATGACAGAGCGTTTAACAGATGTTACAGCTCATGCTGAGATGCAAGCCATTACAATGGCAGCTGATCTGCTAGGAGGAAAGTATCTAAGTGATTGTACTCTATATGTTACTTTAGAGCCTTGCGTTATGTGTGCAGGTGCAATTAGTTGGGCACAATTAGGTAAGTTAGTCATAGGAGCTAATGATTCTAAAAGAGGATATAAATTGCTAGCTCCTGATGTTTTGCATCCTAAAACGGAAGTCATTGAAGGAGTGTTGGCTGACAAGTCG